Genomic DNA from Desulfonema ishimotonii:
CAGTTGAACATTCCGGGCGAAGATGGCGGGCTTGAGGGCTTTTACGGCATTGACTTTCTCACGCGGATTTCCAGGGGCGAAACGGTCCCGCTCAGTGGCCGGGTGATTGTGGTCGGCGGCGGAAATGTGGCAATGGACGCAGCCCGGACCGCCATGCGCTGCGGTGATACCCGGGTGGAGGTCTGGTGTCTGGAATCCCGCGAGGAGATGCCTGCATGGGGCCATGAAGTCCGTCAGGCCGAGGCCGATGGCGTGAAAATCCGCAACGGATGGGGCCCGAAGTCGGTGTTGTCGGCGGACGGCAAAGTGACGGGCATTGTTTTCAAAGAATGCGTGTCCGTGTTTGACGAATCGGGGCGCTTCAGCCCGGTTTACCGGGAAAAGACGATTGAGGCGGAGGCGGACGCGCTGGTGCTGGCCATTGGCCTGCAGGCGGACAACGAACAACTTGAATCCCTTGATATTCTGTCCCGTGGCCGGGTCCGTGCGAGTGCTGAAAATATGGGAACCGGCATCCCCGGCGTGTTTGCCGCCGGTGATTGCACCTACGGGCCATCCGCCATTGTGTATGCCATGCGTCAGGGCCACCGGGCCGCGTATTATGTCCGTGCCTGGCTTGAGGGGGAGAAAAATCCCGCGTCGTACCGGATTCCGTGGCGCAACCGTCATGTGCCCGTGGCTCAGGACCCCATGTGGGAGAAGCTGCCCCGCCAGGAGGCCGCGTTTCACGGCATGGAAAAGGCCCGGGAGATGCTGGCGGAATGCGAATCTGTCTTTGACCCGGAGACCGCGAAACAGCAGGCCGCCCGCTGTCTGCGCTGTGATGCCGAGACCGGCACGGCCAATTATTCCCGCCGGGGACGCTCGCTGATTCAGGCCATGTCGCGCTCGGAGATTTCCGATACCCGGAAGCAGGCCGATATGCTGGGGGAACTCCTGAAGCCGCGCGAAAATCCCTTTCCCGTGTCCCGGCCCGCGCATATGGATGATGTGGTGTTCATGTCTGCCGCCCTGACCCGGCTGGTCATTGACCCGTACCGCGAGTGCTGCGCGACCCGCACCCGGATCACCGCGTCTCCCGGCATCGGCGTCAGCGATGAGGGCGGGCGGGGCGTAAATCTGGACCTGCCCTACCTGTTTACGGGCTTTGACCACGCGCCGGAGAATGTGAAAACCGCGCTGGCGTCGGCAATCGCGGACAGCGGCTGCGGATATATCGGGCGGGAACCGCTGGACGGGGACGTTCCGCACACCTGGTTTCAACTGCTGGCTGACGGCGATGTGCCCAGCCCCGGAGCCGCCGGTCTGATTTACCTCATGGGGCAAAATTTCCGGGCGGTTTCGGCGGAACGCCTGAATCCCGACCAGCTTATCGGCTTTTCAGTGGCCGGACCCGCGCTGGCCGAGGCGATCCCCTTTGCCCTGGAAAATGATGCGGATCTGCTGATACTGGACGCAACCCCCGGAATTGAGCTGGCAGGGAGTGAGCTGAAGGCCGCGCCGAATCTGTCGGTGATGCGCGATGCCATCCGTATTCTGCGGGAGATGAACCGGGAGGAGGATATCGCGCTGATCAGCTTTGGCGGGATGCGCTCCGGCACCGATGCGGCCAAGGCCCTTGCCATGAACTGCAATGCCGTGGCGTTCGGCGCGGCCATGGGGATTGCACTGGGCGGGTCTGTCCGCGATGCGGGCATCGTCTTTGACGACGCGGCGAATTCCGGCGAACTGGCCGATGCGGCCCGGAACTGGATCAGAGGGACCGCGCAGGAGACCGCCATTATCGCCCGGTGTACGGGAAAAACCAATGTACATAATCTGGAACCCGAAGATATGCGGACCATCACCATTGGCACGTCAAAGGCGATGGGAATTCCCCTGGCGTCGGGACAGGAAAAGCGGGAGTGGTTCTGACCAGATCGTTTCTTTGATGACGGCTTCAGCCCGGAGTGAAATCTCCGGGCAAAAACGGAATGGCCGGGGAATTCATTTCCCGGCCATTCCGTCTGCCGCCTTCTTTTTATACCCCAAATTGCCATCTGTCCGACCGGTCACACAGAATCAGACAAATCCCCGGCTTCCGGCTTTTGCCAAACGAAAAATCAGCAGGTTGGCCACACAGGGACAGCCTGAGTTGTCCGTTAAAAAAATCCGGTTCTCTGGTAATTCATATTGTGATTATTATATAGATAAAACAGACAATTATATTGTTTTTACGTTTTATGGCAAGCACAAGATCATTTGTCTTTGAACAATATCTATCATAACCCATTGAAATCAAATGTGTTGATAATTTGACAAATTTACATCGCCAACATACCGACTTCGAATATAACATACTGTTATTTAAAAAAATGTTTTTAAAAACTCGGATTTGCAACACGAATTACCAGAGAGCCAACACACTGTCCAAATTTTGGGGGGCATTATCCCTACAACGTAATTTGAATATATTTCGAAATAAAAGGAGAATTCAAGGATAGTTACAGGATAATAATCGCAATAAAACACATTTTATGAAATTATTTCTGGTAACTATTCATAAAAGCCTGCTTTATACAGATTATTATCTCATAAACTGGCCCGAAACACACATCTTTTATGAGACATAGACAGGTTTCGTTGTAGGGTTATCGGTTTCCGGTGGGCGAAACCTGTCATGAGATCATGGTCGGCGTCGATAACCTCTTTGACAGGGATTACCAGAATTACCTGGCTCTTTGGGATCTTGCGGGGTAGTAAAATATGGTTATCAGTGTAACAGCCTTTAAGTATTGAACTTTAATAAAATGAGGTCATTTTTCAATGTGTTCGGGATTTCGAAGCCTTATCGGACATAACAGCTCGTTATTCAGACATATTATCGGAATACATCAGTTTTACTACCCCGCGAATTCCCAAAGAGCCAATTACCTCTCCACCTCGCGGAATATCGAGTTGAAAGAGCCGGGGACCAGTTTTCTGGCTGCGTGGAAGATGCGGTTTTAGGGGAAGGAGAGCGGGTGTTTGCAGCGAAACCCGGCACATGGCGGGAGGTGTGCCGGGTTTTTGTGCGCCAAGGGCAAGCGAAGCGGTTGTTTAGGAATAATGCAAATCTACCATCCCATCAAAACAATACAGCCCGATGCTAATTCAGAAACTCTCATGCTACCGAAATCTTTATCCGTTGCTGCGTTATCAACACATTCTAATAATTCCTTAGCAAATGGTTTAAGTGTGTCCATATTACCATTAACTTTGACTTTAGTCTCTATTCGAGGCACACTATTTGCCCAATCTGCTGCCGTAGCTAACTTATTTTCATAACTTGCATTATTCCATTCATCAACAGTTGATTGATGTAAAGTTCCTCCTTTGTACCACGAAGTTTTTTCGTTTGATGAAGACTTTGAGCTATCAGGCTGATAATGACTATCTATTTTTTTGTATTTGTTGTTTTGATAATTAAAATAACCAAAAAAGGCGATAAGGAAAATAAATACACTAGCTAAAGGAAGATAGCGAATGATAATATATATTTTTTTAAACTTTTGCTGGAGAATCAAGTTCATCGGAGGCAAAAATATTATTAAAAGAAGAATAGAAATAAGAATGACAAAAATGCCATCCATAGAACAATCTTTTAAAGATGTTATTCCTATGATTAGCCCAATTATGCAAATAATAGTTAAACCCCATCCGCAATATTCAAGGAAATAGGGTGGTTTCCCTATATCATTTCGTATTTGCTTATCTATAAAATTCTGATGTTCTTTCTTCTTTTTACCATTAAGATATTTTGTAACAATGACACCACAGTTAGAGCATGTACCTGACAAAATTTTTTGACTGCCACATTTTGGACATTTTTTTACTAATTTTATTTTTTTATCCTTCGTTGGCACGGATTCAGGCATTACCGTCTTATCTTTTTCAACAAGAACAACGGCCTTACACTTAGGACATTTTGCCCGTTTTCCTATGTGATCATCATGGATATTGTTTTTGATAAACCCGCATTTGCAATGTATGGATGCCACTTGACTTCCTTTCCTTTTCCCTTTTCGTTATCTCTCCAAACAGAACCATCAAAAAATATTATGTACTCCCCTCATTTAAAACCCACATTTCGCTTGTCTCTGTAACGCTTTGAAAATTAAATTGATTTTTCGATAACTTTTTGCATATCCGAAAATTCGGATTTAATAAATTCAAATAGTTGGAACGCAAAGAGCGAAATGTAGGTTAAAAGCAACGATATTTTTGAATTTCCAAAAGAATATTATGATTTTAGTTTCTATCGACAAGCTCACTGGCTTGCGAGCACAAGCGAACAAAGCCGCGTGGAACGGCTGTTCATGCTCTTTTTTATATTTGCTTTATTAGTTTATTTGCTTAAAATTTTATAAACTTTTTCGTAATCATTTTCGATAGTCCATCTGGGATACCCTACCCATATTTGATCGATATTTGATGGCTGATTGATAGAAGGCAAAATTTTTTCAATTAATTCATGGCTTAATAGTGGATGTTCACCGTATACTTCTGTTATAAATATTCTGATACAATTATTGTAATTTGTGAATTTGACAGATGCTTTTTCGAGGTGAGAAACCAGTATGTCTTTTACTCCATCTTTAATTTTACGGGATTCTGACTCGAAATTATCAATAGAGATTTCGTCAAAAGGTCCATTAACATAAACACCTACACCTTGTTGTGGAACATTATCATCTCTCTCACAATCAGGTAAGCGTTTAAAAAACCACCTAATAGGATTGGAAGAACAGATCCCTCCTGTTATTCTAATTCTGTCTCTGTTGTTTATTACAATTTTAGCGATTGTATTAGCCCACTCCTGAATAGTTCTTTTTTTAGGTACTATATCATCTGAAAGTATCTCAAGAACATATAAATCATCTTGAAATTCAGCACGAATTTTCTCAATAAAACAGTCGATCAAATCATGTTGTGCCCTATGTAACTTCAAGTAATTAGGTGGCCATGTTATTATTTTGTGTTCTATGACAATATCTTTTTTGCCGAACGCTTTTAGCTTTATCTCAGGTTGCGGTTTTTTGCTGTCGAATACATCCAAACATTCTGCTAAAGTGTAATTGGCTTCAGATATTTTATTGTACTGTTTCACAAAATATTCCAGCTTACGCCATTCACATTTACTATTGTCAGGAAGACACCAAAACATACTATTTTTCCTCATAGTTCAATCATTATGAAGGCTCTTTGGGAATTCGCGGGGTAGTAAAACTGATGTATTCCGATAATATGTCTGAATAACGAGCTGTTATGTCCGATAAGGCTTCGAAATCCCGAACACATTGAAAAATGACCTCATTTTATTAAAGTTCAATACTTAAAGGCTGTTACACTGATAACCATATTTTACTACCCCGCAAGATCCCAAAGAGCCATTATGAATAAAATAATGGAGCGTATGTTTCGGATGTGCGACGCGGGCCGGCGGAAACCGCGATCTCCCTCATTTGTGATGCGGAGGCAGCTCATCCGCACATCATCATAGAAAATTACTGAAGTTTCATAGCAGGGAAAAGAGATGGATTCAATAAAATAATGAGCAAAAAAACAAAAAGTTCCGGCCAGCAGCCTCTGAACGGTATATTCTTTATCGGAAATCGCCTTAAGCCCGGCAATTCATTGCCGGGCTATGGTCCTTCGTCCTTCCGGGACTTCATATCAATTCCATTTTGAAATTATTCATCATGAAACAACAAAGCAGCTGCCATGTAAGGCAGCGCTGCCGTTCTGATGGTGTGTTTCATTTGTAAGTCTGTTTTATTTTCTGTGTGACAAAAATGTTGTGTTACTGCCTGTCCGATACTTTATTTTAATGAAAAAAATATTCATTA
This window encodes:
- a CDS encoding FAD-dependent oxidoreductase, whose protein sequence is MAETCMKTVTTQAVCENADEMRIAPPCQEACPVGTDIPSYVGLVWDGRLEEAMETITATNPFSAICGRVCASPCEAGCKRSELDGPVTIRHLKRFVTDWLGEAYHLSPVGITRDKSVAIVGGGPAGLTAAQDLAEAGFAVSIYEQADRLGGMMNAIPPFRLPGRLIVQDIERLLAHCPGISVNLNCALGDDIPLDELKEKHDAVLLSIGLCQDRQLNIPGEDGGLEGFYGIDFLTRISRGETVPLSGRVIVVGGGNVAMDAARTAMRCGDTRVEVWCLESREEMPAWGHEVRQAEADGVKIRNGWGPKSVLSADGKVTGIVFKECVSVFDESGRFSPVYREKTIEAEADALVLAIGLQADNEQLESLDILSRGRVRASAENMGTGIPGVFAAGDCTYGPSAIVYAMRQGHRAAYYVRAWLEGEKNPASYRIPWRNRHVPVAQDPMWEKLPRQEAAFHGMEKAREMLAECESVFDPETAKQQAARCLRCDAETGTANYSRRGRSLIQAMSRSEISDTRKQADMLGELLKPRENPFPVSRPAHMDDVVFMSAALTRLVIDPYRECCATRTRITASPGIGVSDEGGRGVNLDLPYLFTGFDHAPENVKTALASAIADSGCGYIGREPLDGDVPHTWFQLLADGDVPSPGAAGLIYLMGQNFRAVSAERLNPDQLIGFSVAGPALAEAIPFALENDADLLILDATPGIELAGSELKAAPNLSVMRDAIRILREMNREEDIALISFGGMRSGTDAAKALAMNCNAVAFGAAMGIALGGSVRDAGIVFDDAANSGELADAARNWIRGTAQETAIIARCTGKTNVHNLEPEDMRTITIGTSKAMGIPLASGQEKREWF